A genomic window from Glycine max cultivar Williams 82 chromosome 17, Glycine_max_v4.0, whole genome shotgun sequence includes:
- the LOC100792984 gene encoding la protein 1 isoform X5, translating to MSTASLDEETAKKVVRQVEFYFSDSNLPRDNFLRKTVTESEDGMVSLALICSFNRMRTNLNLGDVKLDGVTKDTVKAVAQALKNSALVRVSEDGTKVGRATELLKPEEVIEQVEIRTIAALPFEYDVKLEDVETFFAQYAKVNSVRLPRHVGDKKFFCGTALVEFSSDEETEKVLKQSLVYAGAELQLKLKKDFDAQREKELEEQEKFRPPLGSGHQNNTNTEANYPKGLLIAFKLKSISDQVPLDQNNIDQQANDSNVVKDNADNDKENNGVSEGKDTEGEEKSKETDGKNYAAAYKDNNDVVSREDLKGVFEKFGTVKYIDFKIGEESGYIQFEEPEAAQKARAAAVLSEKEGLVVKNYIATLDPVTGEAEREYWTLLRGNQGKIRGCTNNRGRTYKR from the exons ATGTCGACCGCGTCACTGGACGAGGAAACCGCAAAGAAAGTCGTACGACAG GTGGAGTTCTATTTCAGTGATAGCAACCTTCCCAGAGACAATTTTCTCAGGAAAACCGTCACCGAAAGCGAAGATGGCA TGGTTAGTTTGGCTTTGATTTGCTCTTTTAATCGGATGCGAACCAATCTTAATCTGGGGGATGTTAAGCTGGACGGGGTGACCAAAGATACTGTTAAAGCTGTTGCTCAAGCTTTGAAAAATTCGGCTTTGGTCAGAGTCTCTGAAGATG GGACCAAAGTTGGCAGGGCAACTGAACTTCTGAAGCCAGAAGAGGTAATTGAGCAGGTAGAGATAAGAACAATTGCTGCATTGCCATTTGAATATGATGTGAAGCTTGAAGATGTGGAGACATTCTTTGCTCAATATGCCAAG GTTAATAGTGTTCGGTTGCCTCGCCATGTTGGAGACAAAAAGTTCTTTTGTGGCACTGCCCTTGTTGAGTTCTCATCAGATGAAGAAACGGAAAAAGTTTTGAAGCAAAGTCTGGTCTATGCAGGGGCTGAGCTACAATTAAAGCTAAA GAAGGACTTTGATGcacaaagagaaaaggaattaGAAGAGCAAGAAAAATTCCGGCCACCTTTGGGTTCAGGTCACCAGAATAACACAAATACAGAAGCAAA CTACCCTAAAGGCTTACTTATAGCCTTCAAACTAAAGAGCATTTCTGATCAAGTTCCTTTGGATCAAAATAACATTGATCAGCAAGCCAATGACAGTAATGTTGTGAAGGATAATGCTGACAATGATAAAGAAAACAATGGAGTGAGTGAAGGAAAAGACACAGAAGGTGAAGAAAAGAGCAAAGAAACTGATGGAAAAAATTATGCTGCTGCTTACAAGGACAACAATGATGTTGTCTCACGTGAGGATTTAAAGGGTGTCTTTGAGAAGTTTGGTACTGTGAAG TacattgatttcaagattggaGAAGAGTCAGGATACATTCAATTTGAAGAACCTGAAGCTGCTCAGAAAGCTCGTGCTGCTGCAGTTCTTTCTGAAAAGGAGGGCTTAGTTGTGAAAAATTATATTGCTACTCTAGATCCAGTAACTG GTGAGGCTGAGAGAGAATACTGGACCCTGCTTCGTGGTAATCAGGGAAAGATCCGAGGATGCACAAATAACCGAGGAAG
- the LOC100792984 gene encoding la protein 1 isoform X2, with translation MSTASLDEETAKKVVRQVEFYFSDSNLPRDNFLRKTVTESEDGMVSLALICSFNRMRTNLNLGDVKLDGVTKDTVKAVAQALKNSALVRVSEDGTKVGRATELLKPEEVIEQVEIRTIAALPFEYDVKLEDVETFFAQYAKVNSVRLPRHVGDKKFFCGTALVEFSSDEETEKVLKQSLVYAGAELQLKLKKDFDAQREKELEEQEKFRPPLGSGHQNNTNTEANYPKGLLIAFKLKSISDQVPLDQNNIDQQANDSNVVKDNADNDKENNGVSEGKDTEGEEKSKETDGKNYAAAYKDNNDVVSREDLKGVFEKFGTVKYIDFKIGEESGYIQFEEPEAAQKARAAAVLSEKEGLVVKNYIATLDPVTGEAEREYWTLLRGNQGKIRGCTNNRGRGGKHGRGGKYSRSRENESAVDRPNKVRKS, from the exons ATGTCGACCGCGTCACTGGACGAGGAAACCGCAAAGAAAGTCGTACGACAG GTGGAGTTCTATTTCAGTGATAGCAACCTTCCCAGAGACAATTTTCTCAGGAAAACCGTCACCGAAAGCGAAGATGGCA TGGTTAGTTTGGCTTTGATTTGCTCTTTTAATCGGATGCGAACCAATCTTAATCTGGGGGATGTTAAGCTGGACGGGGTGACCAAAGATACTGTTAAAGCTGTTGCTCAAGCTTTGAAAAATTCGGCTTTGGTCAGAGTCTCTGAAGATG GGACCAAAGTTGGCAGGGCAACTGAACTTCTGAAGCCAGAAGAGGTAATTGAGCAGGTAGAGATAAGAACAATTGCTGCATTGCCATTTGAATATGATGTGAAGCTTGAAGATGTGGAGACATTCTTTGCTCAATATGCCAAG GTTAATAGTGTTCGGTTGCCTCGCCATGTTGGAGACAAAAAGTTCTTTTGTGGCACTGCCCTTGTTGAGTTCTCATCAGATGAAGAAACGGAAAAAGTTTTGAAGCAAAGTCTGGTCTATGCAGGGGCTGAGCTACAATTAAAGCTAAA GAAGGACTTTGATGcacaaagagaaaaggaattaGAAGAGCAAGAAAAATTCCGGCCACCTTTGGGTTCAGGTCACCAGAATAACACAAATACAGAAGCAAA CTACCCTAAAGGCTTACTTATAGCCTTCAAACTAAAGAGCATTTCTGATCAAGTTCCTTTGGATCAAAATAACATTGATCAGCAAGCCAATGACAGTAATGTTGTGAAGGATAATGCTGACAATGATAAAGAAAACAATGGAGTGAGTGAAGGAAAAGACACAGAAGGTGAAGAAAAGAGCAAAGAAACTGATGGAAAAAATTATGCTGCTGCTTACAAGGACAACAATGATGTTGTCTCACGTGAGGATTTAAAGGGTGTCTTTGAGAAGTTTGGTACTGTGAAG TacattgatttcaagattggaGAAGAGTCAGGATACATTCAATTTGAAGAACCTGAAGCTGCTCAGAAAGCTCGTGCTGCTGCAGTTCTTTCTGAAAAGGAGGGCTTAGTTGTGAAAAATTATATTGCTACTCTAGATCCAGTAACTG GTGAGGCTGAGAGAGAATACTGGACCCTGCTTCGTGGTAATCAGGGAAAGATCCGAGGATGCACAAATAACCGAGGAAG GGGTGGAAAACATGGTAGAGGGGGCAAATACTCCAGGTCCAGAGAGAATGAATCTGCAGTAGATCGCCCAAACAAAGTTAGAAAGTCATAG
- the LOC100792984 gene encoding la protein 1 isoform X4: MSTASLDEETAKKVVRQVEFYFSDSNLPRDNFLRKTVTESEDGMVSLALICSFNRMRTNLNLGDVKLDGVTKDTVKAVAQALKNSALVRVSEDGTKVGRATELLKPEEVIEQVEIRTIAALPFEYDVKLEDVETFFAQYAKVNSVRLPRHVGDKKFFCGTALVEFSSDEETEKVLKQSLVYAGAELQLKLKKDFDAQREKELEEQEKFRPPLGSGHQNNTNTEANYPKGLLIAFKLKSISDQVPLDQNNIDQQANDSNVVKDNADNDKENNGVSEGKDTEGEEKSKETDGKNYAAAYKDNNDVVSREDLKGVFEKFGTVKYIDFKIGEESGYIQFEEPEAAQKARAAAVLSEKEGLVVKNYIATLDPVTGEAEREYWTLLRGNQGKIRGCTNNRGSVTKLRRQ, from the exons ATGTCGACCGCGTCACTGGACGAGGAAACCGCAAAGAAAGTCGTACGACAG GTGGAGTTCTATTTCAGTGATAGCAACCTTCCCAGAGACAATTTTCTCAGGAAAACCGTCACCGAAAGCGAAGATGGCA TGGTTAGTTTGGCTTTGATTTGCTCTTTTAATCGGATGCGAACCAATCTTAATCTGGGGGATGTTAAGCTGGACGGGGTGACCAAAGATACTGTTAAAGCTGTTGCTCAAGCTTTGAAAAATTCGGCTTTGGTCAGAGTCTCTGAAGATG GGACCAAAGTTGGCAGGGCAACTGAACTTCTGAAGCCAGAAGAGGTAATTGAGCAGGTAGAGATAAGAACAATTGCTGCATTGCCATTTGAATATGATGTGAAGCTTGAAGATGTGGAGACATTCTTTGCTCAATATGCCAAG GTTAATAGTGTTCGGTTGCCTCGCCATGTTGGAGACAAAAAGTTCTTTTGTGGCACTGCCCTTGTTGAGTTCTCATCAGATGAAGAAACGGAAAAAGTTTTGAAGCAAAGTCTGGTCTATGCAGGGGCTGAGCTACAATTAAAGCTAAA GAAGGACTTTGATGcacaaagagaaaaggaattaGAAGAGCAAGAAAAATTCCGGCCACCTTTGGGTTCAGGTCACCAGAATAACACAAATACAGAAGCAAA CTACCCTAAAGGCTTACTTATAGCCTTCAAACTAAAGAGCATTTCTGATCAAGTTCCTTTGGATCAAAATAACATTGATCAGCAAGCCAATGACAGTAATGTTGTGAAGGATAATGCTGACAATGATAAAGAAAACAATGGAGTGAGTGAAGGAAAAGACACAGAAGGTGAAGAAAAGAGCAAAGAAACTGATGGAAAAAATTATGCTGCTGCTTACAAGGACAACAATGATGTTGTCTCACGTGAGGATTTAAAGGGTGTCTTTGAGAAGTTTGGTACTGTGAAG TacattgatttcaagattggaGAAGAGTCAGGATACATTCAATTTGAAGAACCTGAAGCTGCTCAGAAAGCTCGTGCTGCTGCAGTTCTTTCTGAAAAGGAGGGCTTAGTTGTGAAAAATTATATTGCTACTCTAGATCCAGTAACTG GTGAGGCTGAGAGAGAATACTGGACCCTGCTTCGTGGTAATCAGGGAAAGATCCGAGGATGCACAAATAACCGAGGAAG tgTTACCAAATTACGAAGACAATGA
- the LOC100792984 gene encoding la protein 1 isoform X3: MSTASLDEETAKKVVRQVEFYFSDSNLPRDNFLRKTVTESEDGMVSLALICSFNRMRTNLNLGDVKLDGVTKDTVKAVAQALKNSALVRVSEDGTKVGRATELLKPEEVIEQVEIRTIAALPFEYDVKLEDVETFFAQYAKVNSVRLPRHVGDKKFFCGTALVEFSSDEETEKVLKQSLVYAGAELQLKLKKDFDAQREKELEEQEKFRPPLGSGHQNNTNTEANYPKGLLIAFKLKSISDQVPLDQNNIDQQANDSNVVKDNADNDKENNGVSEGKDTEGEEKSKETDGKNYAAAYKDNNDVVSREDLKGVFEKFGTVKYIDFKIGEESGYIQFEEPEAAQKARAAAVLSEKEGLVVKNYIATLDPVTGEAEREYWTLLRGNQGKIRGCTNNRGRTKKWMEIYIMKIQMMKI; the protein is encoded by the exons ATGTCGACCGCGTCACTGGACGAGGAAACCGCAAAGAAAGTCGTACGACAG GTGGAGTTCTATTTCAGTGATAGCAACCTTCCCAGAGACAATTTTCTCAGGAAAACCGTCACCGAAAGCGAAGATGGCA TGGTTAGTTTGGCTTTGATTTGCTCTTTTAATCGGATGCGAACCAATCTTAATCTGGGGGATGTTAAGCTGGACGGGGTGACCAAAGATACTGTTAAAGCTGTTGCTCAAGCTTTGAAAAATTCGGCTTTGGTCAGAGTCTCTGAAGATG GGACCAAAGTTGGCAGGGCAACTGAACTTCTGAAGCCAGAAGAGGTAATTGAGCAGGTAGAGATAAGAACAATTGCTGCATTGCCATTTGAATATGATGTGAAGCTTGAAGATGTGGAGACATTCTTTGCTCAATATGCCAAG GTTAATAGTGTTCGGTTGCCTCGCCATGTTGGAGACAAAAAGTTCTTTTGTGGCACTGCCCTTGTTGAGTTCTCATCAGATGAAGAAACGGAAAAAGTTTTGAAGCAAAGTCTGGTCTATGCAGGGGCTGAGCTACAATTAAAGCTAAA GAAGGACTTTGATGcacaaagagaaaaggaattaGAAGAGCAAGAAAAATTCCGGCCACCTTTGGGTTCAGGTCACCAGAATAACACAAATACAGAAGCAAA CTACCCTAAAGGCTTACTTATAGCCTTCAAACTAAAGAGCATTTCTGATCAAGTTCCTTTGGATCAAAATAACATTGATCAGCAAGCCAATGACAGTAATGTTGTGAAGGATAATGCTGACAATGATAAAGAAAACAATGGAGTGAGTGAAGGAAAAGACACAGAAGGTGAAGAAAAGAGCAAAGAAACTGATGGAAAAAATTATGCTGCTGCTTACAAGGACAACAATGATGTTGTCTCACGTGAGGATTTAAAGGGTGTCTTTGAGAAGTTTGGTACTGTGAAG TacattgatttcaagattggaGAAGAGTCAGGATACATTCAATTTGAAGAACCTGAAGCTGCTCAGAAAGCTCGTGCTGCTGCAGTTCTTTCTGAAAAGGAGGGCTTAGTTGTGAAAAATTATATTGCTACTCTAGATCCAGTAACTG GTGAGGCTGAGAGAGAATACTGGACCCTGCTTCGTGGTAATCAGGGAAAGATCCGAGGATGCACAAATAACCGAGGAAG AACGAAGAAATGGATGGAGATATATATAATGAAGATACAAATGATGAAGATATAG
- the LOC100792984 gene encoding la protein 1 isoform X1: protein MSTASLDEETAKKVVRQVEFYFSDSNLPRDNFLRKTVTESEDGMVSLALICSFNRMRTNLNLGDVKLDGVTKDTVKAVAQALKNSALVRVSEDGTKVGRATELLKPEEVIEQVEIRTIAALPFEYDVKLEDVETFFAQYAKVNSVRLPRHVGDKKFFCGTALVEFSSDEETEKVLKQSLVYAGAELQLKLKKDFDAQREKELEEQEKFRPPLGSGHQNNTNTEANYPKGLLIAFKLKSISDQVPLDQNNIDQQANDSNVVKDNADNDKENNGVSEGKDTEGEEKSKETDGKNYAAAYKDNNDVVSREDLKGVFEKFGTVKYIDFKIGEESGYIQFEEPEAAQKARAAAVLSEKEGLVVKNYIATLDPVTGEAEREYWTLLRGNQGKIRGCTNNRGSDQMGDSQENNKEKSRDKDNYVSWTMEDTNELLHLLVDAMNRGLRDVNGSLSKQNVERIILPQLNAKTKFPKTYSHYLSRIKWFRNQYNMMSTLMRNNSGFGWDPIEKTFTAHEDVWKDYLKSHPSHSKLRGKSMVDYEYLKIVVGGGVSSGNNSISVDPDDTDATTFEPENRTVGIKEFSYDPNSDTFITSNNYEQAYQPPSNQPSPSSHPPLDSEVPIEKQNCHKRRRSEYGGSSSAVGINNQGNVLENLSVGIGTIAVNFEKISNMMEKREKDRDRDRELDRELEGIIWDVIKEISNLDDITRFKTVELLNTKAKKDFFLKMSPEERSSWINFKLGNN, encoded by the exons ATGTCGACCGCGTCACTGGACGAGGAAACCGCAAAGAAAGTCGTACGACAG GTGGAGTTCTATTTCAGTGATAGCAACCTTCCCAGAGACAATTTTCTCAGGAAAACCGTCACCGAAAGCGAAGATGGCA TGGTTAGTTTGGCTTTGATTTGCTCTTTTAATCGGATGCGAACCAATCTTAATCTGGGGGATGTTAAGCTGGACGGGGTGACCAAAGATACTGTTAAAGCTGTTGCTCAAGCTTTGAAAAATTCGGCTTTGGTCAGAGTCTCTGAAGATG GGACCAAAGTTGGCAGGGCAACTGAACTTCTGAAGCCAGAAGAGGTAATTGAGCAGGTAGAGATAAGAACAATTGCTGCATTGCCATTTGAATATGATGTGAAGCTTGAAGATGTGGAGACATTCTTTGCTCAATATGCCAAG GTTAATAGTGTTCGGTTGCCTCGCCATGTTGGAGACAAAAAGTTCTTTTGTGGCACTGCCCTTGTTGAGTTCTCATCAGATGAAGAAACGGAAAAAGTTTTGAAGCAAAGTCTGGTCTATGCAGGGGCTGAGCTACAATTAAAGCTAAA GAAGGACTTTGATGcacaaagagaaaaggaattaGAAGAGCAAGAAAAATTCCGGCCACCTTTGGGTTCAGGTCACCAGAATAACACAAATACAGAAGCAAA CTACCCTAAAGGCTTACTTATAGCCTTCAAACTAAAGAGCATTTCTGATCAAGTTCCTTTGGATCAAAATAACATTGATCAGCAAGCCAATGACAGTAATGTTGTGAAGGATAATGCTGACAATGATAAAGAAAACAATGGAGTGAGTGAAGGAAAAGACACAGAAGGTGAAGAAAAGAGCAAAGAAACTGATGGAAAAAATTATGCTGCTGCTTACAAGGACAACAATGATGTTGTCTCACGTGAGGATTTAAAGGGTGTCTTTGAGAAGTTTGGTACTGTGAAG TacattgatttcaagattggaGAAGAGTCAGGATACATTCAATTTGAAGAACCTGAAGCTGCTCAGAAAGCTCGTGCTGCTGCAGTTCTTTCTGAAAAGGAGGGCTTAGTTGTGAAAAATTATATTGCTACTCTAGATCCAGTAACTG GTGAGGCTGAGAGAGAATACTGGACCCTGCTTCGTGGTAATCAGGGAAAGATCCGAGGATGCACAAATAACCGAGGAAG cgaTCAAATGGGGGAttcacaagaaaataacaaagaaaagagTAGAGACAAAGATAATTATGTATCTTGGACTATGGAGGATACCAATGAGTTGTTGCACCTCTTGGTGGATGCTATGAATAGGGGATTGCGTGATGTCAATGGGTCACTTAGCAAACAAAATGTAGAACGAATAATACTTCCTCAACTCAATGCAAAAACTAAATTCCCTAAAACTTATAGTCATTATTTGAGTCGGATAAAGTGGTTTCGAAACCAGTATAACATGATGTCAACCCTTATGCGCAACAACTCTGGTTTTGGATGGGACCCAATTGAAAAAACTTTCACTGCTCATGAGGATGTATGGAAAGATTACTTAAAG tcccaCCCAAGTCACAGCAAACTTCGAGGAAAAAGTATGGTTGATTATGAGTATTTGAAGATCGTTGTTGGGGGTGGAGTTTCTAGCGGGAATAATTCTATATCAGTCGATCCAGATGATACTGATGCAACAACTTTTGAGCCAGAAAATAGAACTGTTGGGATAAAAGAATTTTCATATGATCCTAATAGTGATACATTCATAACATCAAATAACTATGAACAAGCATATCAGCCTCCATCAAACCAACCAAGTCCATCATCCCACCCCCCTTTAGATTCAGAGGTTCccatagaaaaacaaaactgtcacAAGCGAAGGAGATCCGAGTATGGAGGGAGTTCAAGCGCTGTTGGGATCAACAATCAAGGCAACGTTCTGGAAAATCTTTCTGTTGGCATTGGGACTATtgctgtgaattttgaaaaaatatccaacatgatggagaaaagagaaaaagatagagaTAGAGATAGAGAGCTCGATAGAGAGCTCGAGGGTATTATTTGGgatgttataaaagaaatttcaaatttggaTGACATAACGCGTTTCAAGACAGTTGAATTGTTAAATACTAAAgcaaaaaaggattttttcttgaagatgtcacCGGAAGAACGCTCATCTTGGATAAATTTTAAGTTagggaataattaa